The following coding sequences lie in one Methylotuvimicrobium alcaliphilum 20Z genomic window:
- a CDS encoding efflux RND transporter periplasmic adaptor subunit, whose amino-acid sequence MTLPNSIKTLALSAVTLLILLLMILWMAGAFQSKIKPETSASGPAYQGPSLTVERVTVPVFEKATGTLESKQSGDISAQVQARIKSIHVKSGDSVKPGDLLITLDDEAIAARTAQARQNINAVNARLAGAEAHYQRTRKLFAQESATQAALDAAKSDYESLKSQRAAAGSQLQEASSIQDFSKIRATFPARVIDRHAEPGEVAYPGKKLLTLYDPAALSVEAYIRESVAIGLQTGQTLEVSIEALKLTLPAVIEEIVPAANPGARNFLIKMRIDSRPGLYPGLFVRIRIPQGEERLLSIPQDYVHQVGQLDVVWILNNGQIERRFVRLGRTLPDGQIKVVSGLSGGEQLVPPERALAEGV is encoded by the coding sequence ATGACTTTACCGAATAGTATAAAAACGCTGGCTTTATCGGCTGTAACTCTTCTAATATTGTTATTGATGATTCTGTGGATGGCAGGCGCCTTTCAAAGCAAAATCAAGCCCGAAACCTCAGCGAGCGGTCCGGCTTATCAAGGCCCGAGCCTAACGGTCGAAAGAGTGACGGTACCGGTCTTTGAAAAGGCCACCGGCACTCTTGAATCGAAGCAGTCCGGCGATATCAGCGCACAAGTTCAGGCTCGCATCAAATCGATTCATGTTAAATCAGGCGATAGCGTCAAGCCTGGCGATTTACTGATTACACTCGACGATGAAGCCATTGCCGCCCGAACCGCGCAAGCGAGACAAAACATCAATGCGGTGAACGCGCGCCTGGCCGGCGCCGAGGCGCATTATCAGCGCACCCGAAAACTGTTCGCTCAAGAAAGCGCGACCCAAGCAGCGCTGGATGCGGCCAAGAGCGATTATGAAAGCCTCAAATCGCAACGCGCGGCGGCCGGATCCCAATTACAGGAAGCCAGCTCCATTCAGGATTTCAGTAAAATCCGGGCCACTTTTCCGGCCCGAGTCATAGACCGGCACGCTGAACCCGGCGAAGTCGCCTATCCGGGCAAAAAACTGCTGACGCTGTACGACCCGGCGGCACTCAGTGTCGAAGCCTATATCCGCGAATCGGTCGCAATCGGGCTACAAACCGGACAAACACTCGAAGTCAGTATTGAAGCATTGAAACTGACTTTGCCCGCGGTCATCGAGGAAATCGTCCCGGCCGCCAATCCCGGCGCGCGTAATTTTCTAATCAAAATGCGCATCGACAGCCGCCCCGGCTTGTACCCCGGCCTGTTTGTCCGAATCCGCATTCCGCAAGGCGAAGAGCGATTGCTTTCGATTCCGCAAGACTATGTGCACCAAGTCGGTCAACTCGATGTCGTCTGGATACTGAACAACGGCCAAATCGAGCGCCGTTTCGTCCGCCTCGGCCGCACCTTACCGGACGGCCAGATCAAAGTCGTGTCCGGCTTATCGGGCGGCGAGCAATTGGTTCCACCGGAACGCGCATTAGCCGAAGGCGTTTGA
- a CDS encoding TRAFs-binding domain-containing protein encodes MKQCFVIQGYGKKIDYTNGRELDLDASYEIIKTAVESAGLECVRADEIVHSGTIDVPMYERLLNADLVIADLSTYNVNAAFELGVRYALRPHTTIVLAEEQFKSPFDMSHIVIRRYKHLGEEVGYKEARRLMKELQEAIKQIIGNPVTDSPVYTYLPQLKPPQLSSQLFKSVAIPSAPKPSITLAGVSPSPVAQIVGEDNPSAKTMLDKAMERIKNDDFSSARLLLQEVNKMRPDDSFVVQQLALATYKSKQPSVLEALGAACEILKVLTPETSNNPETLGLWGAIHKRMWEECDRSECLEKSISAYERGFYIKQDHYNGINLAYLLNQRALHAMQDGNCEEALADFVQAKRVRKDVIRFASPLVDKLEDKHGRYWVIATLFEAAIGLGDKQAAAKWDAQAKAMDVPNWMQQTRETQAIKLKDLLTQYVELTNNNN; translated from the coding sequence ATGAAACAATGTTTTGTCATCCAAGGCTACGGTAAGAAAATCGATTACACCAACGGCCGGGAACTTGATCTCGATGCTTCTTACGAAATCATCAAAACGGCGGTCGAGTCGGCCGGGCTGGAATGCGTTCGCGCCGACGAAATCGTTCATTCCGGTACGATCGATGTACCGATGTACGAACGGCTGTTGAATGCCGATCTGGTCATTGCCGACCTGTCCACTTACAACGTCAATGCAGCTTTCGAACTCGGCGTGCGTTATGCTTTGCGGCCGCATACGACCATCGTTTTAGCCGAAGAGCAATTTAAAAGCCCTTTCGATATGTCGCATATCGTAATTCGTCGCTATAAACATTTAGGAGAAGAGGTCGGCTACAAAGAAGCTCGACGCCTCATGAAAGAGTTACAGGAGGCGATTAAACAAATTATCGGTAACCCTGTAACCGACAGCCCTGTCTATACTTATCTGCCGCAATTGAAGCCTCCGCAATTATCATCGCAACTGTTTAAATCGGTGGCTATACCTTCCGCACCGAAACCGTCCATTACGTTAGCTGGAGTTTCGCCGAGCCCGGTCGCGCAAATCGTCGGAGAGGATAATCCCAGCGCCAAGACGATGCTTGACAAGGCAATGGAGCGCATCAAAAACGACGACTTTTCGTCGGCCAGACTTTTGTTGCAAGAAGTTAATAAAATGCGTCCCGACGATTCGTTTGTGGTTCAGCAATTGGCCTTGGCAACTTATAAAAGCAAGCAACCTTCCGTTCTCGAGGCGTTGGGTGCGGCCTGCGAGATTCTCAAAGTATTGACCCCGGAAACTTCCAACAATCCGGAGACGCTGGGTTTATGGGGCGCGATACATAAACGCATGTGGGAGGAATGCGATCGTTCGGAATGCCTGGAAAAGAGCATATCCGCTTATGAACGCGGTTTTTATATCAAACAGGACCATTACAACGGTATCAATCTGGCCTACCTGTTGAATCAGCGAGCCCTTCATGCGATGCAAGACGGTAATTGCGAAGAGGCTTTGGCGGACTTTGTGCAGGCCAAACGCGTGCGTAAAGATGTTATTCGATTCGCGAGCCCGTTAGTCGACAAGTTGGAAGATAAGCATGGTCGTTATTGGGTGATCGCCACGCTCTTTGAAGCGGCGATAGGGCTTGGTGACAAACAGGCGGCAGCAAAATGGGACGCTCAGGCCAAAGCCATGGACGTACCGAATTGGATGCAGCAAACCCGTGAAACTCAAGCGATAAAATTGAAAGATTTGCTCACGCAATATGTAGAGTTGACCAACAATAACAATTAG
- a CDS encoding patatin-like phospholipase family protein — MMNAIETADNILSGSEFPDLPGLKELIAVLKGELEFSIARRVLEKARDIYPEDIWIVQQLALCTYKDEERYPKHRFEEALTLLESIGLRDSKNRDSETLSLGGAIYKKLWEFCGQIDHLYQSLSFYRAAFETDPDRDLGYAANNAAYLLDLLAARAESLEQRNGIKTKEAQKFRKEASDLRKKSLENLLARQNDPELSKNYWFSVTIGEAYFGLADYAEAGGWLAKARDSEPEPKEWELQSTFRQWVRLAKNQGLDVPDETEEPETWHEAWRALHRLLGDETANALMCYRGKVGLALSGGGFRASFFHLGVMARLAEVDALRGVDVLSTVSGGSILGTQYYLEVQKLLEDSTKKLDRDDYLDVIEMLQKDFLQGVQSNIRLRTFNDFIDNVKMLFSKRYTRSHKLGELYESKLYSQVDDGKAYLPRKMPDLMVEPAHGRYQGKDFRPNFHNWRRRAKVPILMLNTTSLNSGHNWFFTASWMGEPPGLIDIDSNERYRRLYYWQAPEDSLRNFRLGYATAASSCVPGLFEPLVLNGLYPKRAVKLVDGGVYDNQGIQGLLAEGCTLILCSDASGQLNDSHDPADDPGGVVLRTVSVLQDRIREAQYQDLQVRLDSKALESVFFVHTRKGLAPQPLDWIGCDNPGGQTNEEHLTAYGVSKDLQEKIAGLRTDLDSFTEVEAYSLMASGYLMADRQLKDLDQRHKAEGNPGTWGDFDIHAEPQKNWEFLKLKTILAEKPGQQATKQRMDLAFQLQVGGSLFFKACYLVSGLKIAAFGAIGFLLWVMIELVAAQWNSVVFSMSVGGLIVVLLGLLAALFLPAIKWLNPKEEVRSIVIKVAIALTGYLMAKLHLLLFDRLFLKRGRLARLLSLK; from the coding sequence ATGATGAACGCAATCGAAACGGCCGACAACATTTTATCGGGAAGCGAATTTCCGGATTTACCCGGCTTAAAAGAACTGATCGCAGTTCTGAAGGGTGAGCTGGAATTCAGTATAGCGCGCAGGGTTTTGGAAAAGGCTCGTGACATTTATCCTGAAGACATTTGGATCGTTCAACAGTTGGCTTTATGCACCTATAAGGACGAAGAACGCTATCCCAAGCATCGCTTCGAAGAAGCATTGACATTGCTGGAATCGATTGGTTTACGCGACTCGAAAAACCGAGACTCAGAAACCTTGTCGTTGGGCGGCGCGATTTATAAAAAGCTTTGGGAATTTTGCGGACAAATCGATCACCTTTATCAAAGCTTGTCGTTTTACCGGGCAGCTTTTGAAACCGATCCGGATCGTGATTTGGGTTATGCTGCGAATAATGCGGCTTATCTTTTAGACTTGCTCGCGGCGCGCGCCGAAAGCCTGGAGCAACGAAACGGCATTAAGACCAAGGAAGCGCAAAAATTCCGAAAAGAAGCATCGGACTTGCGCAAAAAGAGTTTGGAAAATTTGTTGGCTCGGCAAAACGATCCCGAACTGTCCAAAAATTATTGGTTTTCGGTCACAATCGGCGAGGCTTATTTCGGTCTAGCAGATTATGCCGAAGCGGGTGGATGGTTGGCCAAGGCACGAGATTCAGAACCGGAACCGAAAGAATGGGAACTTCAATCAACTTTTCGGCAATGGGTAAGATTGGCGAAAAATCAGGGTCTTGATGTCCCCGATGAAACGGAAGAACCGGAAACTTGGCATGAAGCCTGGCGAGCATTGCATCGACTGTTGGGCGACGAAACGGCCAATGCGTTGATGTGTTATCGCGGCAAGGTCGGGTTGGCTTTGTCGGGCGGCGGATTCCGCGCTTCATTCTTTCATCTGGGGGTGATGGCTAGGCTGGCAGAGGTCGATGCGCTACGCGGTGTCGATGTACTGTCGACCGTTTCGGGCGGCAGTATTTTGGGTACTCAGTATTATTTGGAAGTGCAGAAATTGCTGGAAGATTCGACGAAGAAGCTGGATCGCGATGATTACTTGGATGTCATCGAAATGCTGCAAAAAGATTTTTTGCAGGGCGTGCAAAGCAACATTCGTCTGAGGACGTTCAACGATTTTATCGATAATGTCAAGATGTTGTTTTCCAAGCGCTATACGCGCAGTCATAAATTGGGCGAGCTTTATGAAAGCAAACTGTATTCTCAAGTGGATGATGGTAAAGCCTACCTGCCTCGCAAAATGCCGGATTTAATGGTAGAGCCCGCGCACGGAAGGTACCAGGGAAAAGATTTCAGGCCGAATTTCCATAACTGGCGGCGGCGGGCCAAGGTGCCGATTTTGATGTTGAATACCACATCGCTGAATTCCGGCCATAATTGGTTCTTCACCGCCAGTTGGATGGGTGAACCGCCAGGATTGATCGACATCGATAGCAACGAACGCTATCGCCGGCTGTATTATTGGCAAGCGCCGGAAGACAGCCTCAGAAATTTCCGATTGGGCTATGCCACGGCGGCCTCGTCTTGTGTGCCCGGATTGTTCGAACCGCTCGTATTGAACGGTCTGTATCCGAAGCGTGCCGTCAAATTAGTCGATGGTGGCGTTTATGATAATCAAGGCATTCAAGGTCTGCTTGCGGAAGGGTGTACGCTGATTTTATGTAGCGATGCTAGCGGGCAGTTGAACGATTCCCATGATCCGGCCGATGATCCGGGCGGCGTGGTTTTGCGAACCGTATCTGTGTTGCAGGATAGAATTCGGGAAGCTCAATATCAAGATTTACAAGTCCGCTTGGATAGCAAGGCGTTGGAAAGTGTGTTTTTCGTTCATACCCGAAAGGGTTTGGCGCCTCAGCCTTTGGACTGGATAGGTTGCGACAATCCCGGCGGACAGACTAACGAAGAGCACCTGACAGCCTACGGTGTTTCGAAGGATCTGCAAGAAAAAATTGCAGGGCTTCGCACCGATCTCGATTCGTTTACCGAAGTAGAAGCGTATTCGCTGATGGCCAGCGGCTATTTGATGGCAGACCGGCAATTGAAGGATTTGGATCAACGGCACAAGGCGGAGGGGAATCCAGGTACCTGGGGCGATTTCGATATCCATGCAGAACCTCAAAAAAATTGGGAATTCTTGAAATTGAAAACCATTCTGGCCGAGAAACCAGGGCAACAGGCGACAAAGCAAAGAATGGATTTAGCTTTTCAATTACAGGTCGGAGGGAGTCTGTTCTTCAAAGCTTGTTATTTGGTCTCCGGTTTAAAGATTGCGGCATTCGGCGCTATCGGCTTCTTGCTTTGGGTAATGATCGAGCTTGTTGCCGCACAATGGAATAGTGTCGTGTTTTCGATGTCGGTCGGCGGTTTGATTGTCGTGCTTCTGGGTTTATTGGCGGCATTATTTCTTCCGGCGATAAAATGGTTGAATCCAAAGGAAGAGGTTAGAAGCATCGTAATAAAGGTTGCGATTGCGTTGACTGGCTACCTCATGGCCAAGCTGCATTTGCTGCTTTTCGATCGTCTGTTTTTGAAACGAGGCCGACTGGCGCGATTGCTAAGTTTGAAATAA
- a CDS encoding type II toxin-antitoxin system mRNA interferase toxin, RelE/StbE family — protein MSCDRYQIELTKQAQKDIAKLTPKLKNKLKDILRHKISIAPYSGKPLVGDLTGYYSVRLSFQDRIVYRIENDRCVVLIVRAKTHYGE, from the coding sequence GTGAGCTGTGATCGCTATCAGATTGAGTTGACCAAGCAAGCACAAAAAGACATTGCCAAACTGACACCTAAATTAAAAAACAAACTCAAGGACATTTTACGCCATAAAATTTCCATTGCACCGTACTCAGGCAAACCGCTGGTGGGTGATTTGACGGGCTATTATTCCGTGCGTCTGAGCTTTCAAGACCGTATTGTTTATCGCATTGAGAATGATCGCTGTGTGGTATTAATCGTTAGGGCAAAAACACACTATGGCGAGTGA
- a CDS encoding type II toxin-antitoxin system Phd/YefM family antitoxin: MITITATEARKTFFELIKQTTLQHEIIEVQHKSGNAVIMSADDYDSLQETLLLLSQPDFKQAFDESIQQAETGEVASFEEVFGEPL; the protein is encoded by the coding sequence ATGATAACTATTACAGCAACTGAAGCCAGAAAAACCTTTTTTGAGCTGATTAAACAAACCACTCTGCAACATGAAATTATTGAGGTACAGCATAAATCGGGTAATGCCGTCATAATGTCTGCCGATGACTACGACAGTTTACAAGAAACCTTACTGCTTCTCTCTCAGCCTGATTTTAAACAAGCATTTGATGAATCTATCCAACAAGCAGAAACAGGCGAAGTCGCCAGTTTTGAGGAGGTCTTCGGAGAGCCTTTGTGA
- a CDS encoding N-acetylmuramidase domain-containing protein, protein MTITTLMNDARIGRIIADANDHDDQWRYDLQRFLNGDASLTRTSAGESGIKAIQRLLIFLGYSTTSTGAFSIDGDFGRGTNRAVAQFQFEHDLNPAISRKTICYECRWNTARTLITVIPDAKLTLTTLEKMLKAALDRIDAGHIMTGRFDDAIFHLNALHKRRFLDCRGILARYGEMAQQASKQIEQEKGVAVRPEWILAIIRQETAGVIRPRFEQHYLSRLNKQHPDVPLEELRMQSMSLGLGQIMGANFKMVGAKSATELFTAPAEQQVAFVARFLTGRKDAVKKAKPEEADFRSVARYYNGPKYEAHHYHEQLARWHREFKALL, encoded by the coding sequence ATGACTATAACAACCTTAATGAATGATGCGCGAATCGGAAGGATTATCGCAGATGCAAATGATCATGACGACCAATGGCGATACGATCTACAGCGTTTTTTGAACGGCGATGCTTCATTGACACGTACCTCGGCTGGCGAAAGCGGCATCAAGGCGATTCAGCGCTTGCTGATTTTCTTGGGTTATTCGACGACATCGACCGGCGCCTTTTCGATCGACGGCGATTTCGGTCGCGGCACCAATCGTGCGGTCGCGCAGTTTCAGTTCGAGCACGATTTGAATCCGGCGATTAGCCGAAAAACGATTTGCTACGAGTGTCGATGGAATACCGCGCGGACTCTGATAACAGTGATACCGGACGCCAAATTGACTTTGACTACGTTGGAAAAAATGCTCAAAGCCGCGCTTGATAGAATTGACGCCGGACATATCATGACAGGGCGCTTCGATGATGCGATCTTTCATTTGAATGCATTGCATAAAAGGCGTTTTTTGGATTGCCGGGGTATTCTTGCCCGGTATGGAGAAATGGCGCAACAGGCTTCGAAACAAATCGAGCAAGAAAAAGGCGTTGCCGTCCGCCCCGAATGGATTTTAGCGATCATTCGCCAAGAAACCGCCGGCGTCATAAGGCCGAGATTCGAACAGCATTATTTGTCGCGTTTGAACAAACAGCATCCCGACGTGCCGCTGGAAGAACTACGCATGCAATCGATGAGTCTCGGATTGGGGCAGATCATGGGGGCTAATTTCAAAATGGTCGGAGCGAAATCGGCGACGGAGCTTTTTACCGCGCCGGCCGAACAACAGGTGGCTTTTGTCGCGCGATTCCTAACCGGCAGAAAAGACGCGGTTAAAAAAGCAAAGCCTGAAGAGGCCGATTTTCGGAGTGTGGCCAGATATTACAACGGACCGAAATACGAAGCCCATCATTATCATGAGCAACTAGCCCGCTGGCACCGGGAGTTTAAGGCTTTATTGTAA